The proteins below are encoded in one region of Tolumonas auensis DSM 9187:
- the tsf gene encoding translation elongation factor Ts, protein MADITAAMVKELRERTAAGMMDCKKALTEANGDIELAIENMRKSGQAKAAKKAGRIAAEGIIIARSAGNVAVMLELNCETDFVAKDASFRALGEKVAEIALADKIADLEVLKNTDFGNGESVQVTLNNLIAKIGENMNLRRIVIAEGDNLATYIHGSRIGVITKLVGGDADLAKDLAMHVAANSPQFVKPEDVSAEVVAKEREIQVDIAINSGKPKEIAEKMVEGRMKKFTGDISLTGQPFVKDPSVIVADLLKQKGADVQDFIRFEVGEGIEKQETDFAAEVQAQIAAMKG, encoded by the coding sequence ATGGCAGATATTACTGCTGCAATGGTTAAAGAACTGCGTGAACGTACTGCCGCAGGTATGATGGATTGTAAAAAAGCGCTGACCGAAGCGAATGGCGATATTGAACTGGCCATCGAAAACATGCGTAAATCTGGTCAGGCGAAAGCGGCTAAAAAAGCAGGCCGTATCGCAGCTGAAGGTATCATCATTGCCCGTTCAGCTGGCAATGTAGCAGTTATGCTCGAACTGAACTGCGAAACTGACTTCGTAGCTAAAGATGCAAGCTTCCGTGCTCTGGGCGAAAAAGTAGCTGAAATCGCACTGGCAGACAAAATCGCTGATCTGGAAGTTCTGAAAAATACAGACTTCGGTAATGGCGAATCTGTTCAGGTTACTCTGAACAACCTGATTGCTAAGATCGGCGAAAACATGAACCTGCGTCGCATCGTCATCGCAGAAGGCGACAACCTGGCTACTTATATCCACGGTTCCCGCATTGGTGTTATCACCAAACTGGTTGGTGGTGATGCTGATCTGGCTAAAGATCTGGCTATGCACGTTGCTGCTAACAGCCCACAATTCGTTAAACCTGAAGACGTTTCTGCAGAAGTTGTTGCTAAAGAACGTGAAATCCAGGTTGATATCGCGATTAACTCTGGCAAGCCAAAAGAAATCGCAGAGAAAATGGTTGAAGGCCGTATGAAGAAATTCACCGGTGACATTTCTCTGACTGGTCAGCCATTCGTTAAAGATCCTTCCGTGATCGTTGCTGATCTGCTGAAACAGAAAGGTGCTGATGTTCAGGACTTTATCCGTTTCGAAGTAGGTGAAGGTATCGAAAAACAGGAAACTGATTTCGCTGCTGAAGTTCAGGCACAAATTGCTGCCATGAAAGGTTAA
- the pyrH gene encoding UMP kinase, with amino-acid sequence MSTHPKTAYKRVLLKLSGEALQGAEGFGIDPAVLDRMAQEIKELIELGVEVGLVIGGGNLFRGAGLAKAGMNRVVGDHMGMLATVMNGLAMRDALHRAYVNARLMSAINLQGICNDYNWAEAISLLRNGRVVIFAAGTGNPFFTTDSAACLRGIEIEAEVVLKATKVDGVFSADPVKFPDAELYSELDYNEVLDKELKIMDLAAFTLARDHNLPIRVFNMNKPGALRRVIMGEREGTLIHHKNK; translated from the coding sequence ATGAGCACTCATCCGAAAACTGCATATAAACGTGTTCTACTGAAACTAAGTGGCGAAGCCCTGCAAGGCGCTGAAGGTTTTGGTATTGACCCTGCTGTACTGGATCGTATGGCGCAGGAAATCAAGGAATTGATCGAACTGGGCGTCGAAGTTGGTCTCGTTATTGGTGGCGGTAACCTGTTCCGTGGTGCTGGTCTGGCAAAAGCCGGTATGAACCGCGTAGTAGGTGATCACATGGGTATGCTGGCGACCGTGATGAATGGTCTGGCAATGCGTGATGCACTGCACCGCGCCTATGTAAATGCCCGTTTGATGTCAGCTATCAATCTGCAAGGTATCTGTAACGATTACAACTGGGCAGAAGCCATCAGTCTGTTGCGTAACGGACGTGTTGTAATTTTCGCTGCCGGTACAGGTAACCCATTCTTTACTACCGACTCTGCTGCTTGTCTGCGTGGCATTGAGATTGAAGCGGAAGTTGTATTAAAAGCCACCAAAGTAGATGGCGTATTCTCTGCTGACCCGGTGAAATTCCCTGATGCGGAACTGTATTCAGAACTGGATTACAACGAAGTTCTGGACAAAGAATTGAAAATTATGGATCTGGCGGCATTTACTCTGGCTCGTGACCATAATCTGCCTATCCGTGTATTCAACATGAATAAACCAGGTGCACTGCGTCGGGTGATCATGGGTGAACGCGAAGGCACTTTGATCCATCACAAAAATAAATAA
- the uppS gene encoding polyprenyl diphosphate synthase, whose product MTLPDAISEIANQSMPKHVAIIMDGNGRWAQQRGKIRVAGHKAGVASVRQVVSIASRMGIKALTLFAFSSENWRRPESEVSALMELFMFVLGREVRKLHDGNIRLRVIGNIHGFSERLQKKIHDAEALTANNTGMTLNIAANYGGQWDIVQACQQIAEKVAQGGLLPEQIDESLLSQHLSMADIPDVDLLIRTGGDHRISNFLLWQIAYAELFFTPVLWPDFGEDQFMEAIASFVSRERRFGCTGDQIKEWLVSSAKNV is encoded by the coding sequence ATGACATTACCGGATGCCATCTCGGAGATTGCTAATCAATCTATGCCGAAGCATGTCGCTATTATCATGGATGGTAATGGACGTTGGGCGCAACAACGGGGGAAAATTCGTGTTGCAGGCCATAAAGCCGGTGTAGCCTCCGTTCGTCAGGTTGTTTCTATTGCTTCCCGTATGGGAATAAAGGCACTGACACTATTTGCTTTTTCCAGCGAAAACTGGCGCCGTCCTGAGTCTGAAGTATCGGCTCTGATGGAATTGTTTATGTTTGTGCTGGGGCGCGAAGTTCGTAAATTACATGATGGTAATATCCGTCTGCGTGTAATAGGTAATATCCATGGCTTCAGTGAGCGGCTGCAAAAGAAAATTCATGATGCAGAAGCGCTGACAGCAAATAACACGGGTATGACGCTTAACATAGCGGCCAATTATGGCGGGCAATGGGATATTGTTCAGGCATGTCAGCAGATCGCTGAAAAAGTTGCTCAGGGTGGTCTGCTCCCGGAACAAATTGATGAATCATTATTGTCTCAGCATCTTTCTATGGCAGATATTCCTGATGTTGACCTGTTAATCCGGACAGGTGGTGACCATCGGATTAGTAATTTTTTACTTTGGCAGATAGCTTATGCCGAACTATTTTTCACCCCTGTGCTCTGGCCGGATTTTGGTGAAGATCAATTTATGGAAGCCATTGCTTCGTTCGTTTCCCGTGAACGCCGTTTTGGTTGTACTGGCGATCAAATAAAGGAATGGCTGGTGTCATCAGCCAAAAACGTATAA
- the frr gene encoding ribosome recycling factor, which translates to MINEIKTDAKDRMTKSVDSLKSHMSKIRTGRAQPALLDGIMVEYYGSATPLRQVANVVAEDSRTLAVSVFDRSMIQAVEKAIMTSDLGLNPSSAGTTIRVPLPALTEERRKDLIKLVRAEAEQARVSVRNVRRDCNADLKALLKDKDISEDDDRRAQEEIQKLTDSFVKLVDDLLAAKEKELMEI; encoded by the coding sequence GTGATCAATGAAATTAAAACTGATGCAAAAGATCGCATGACTAAAAGTGTTGATTCACTTAAGTCTCATATGTCAAAAATCCGTACTGGTCGTGCACAACCGGCATTACTGGATGGGATCATGGTTGAATATTATGGTTCTGCGACTCCATTGCGTCAGGTAGCCAACGTGGTTGCTGAAGATTCACGTACCCTGGCAGTTTCCGTTTTTGACCGTTCTATGATTCAGGCGGTTGAAAAAGCAATTATGACTTCTGATCTGGGGTTAAACCCATCATCAGCAGGTACGACTATTCGTGTGCCATTGCCTGCGTTGACTGAAGAACGTCGTAAAGACCTGATCAAATTAGTACGAGCAGAAGCAGAGCAAGCCCGTGTTTCGGTGCGAAATGTTCGTCGCGACTGCAATGCTGATCTGAAAGCACTGTTGAAAGATAAAGACATCTCTGAAGACGATGATCGTCGTGCTCAGGAAGAGATTCAGAAGCTGACTGACAGCTTTGTGAAACTGGTTGATGACTTGTTAGCCGCTAAAGAAAAAGAGCTAATGGAAATCTAA